Part of the Borrelia parkeri genome, GTATGCAGGATCTAAATATGCTATTGGGGAGATAAATTCATGCTTACTTGTAAGATTAACATTAGTAAATATCGCATCACAGGACCTACATTAACACGACTAACTCCAAGCTCTTTTGCAATACTAGCGTCATTAAGTTTTCCTTCTCTAAAATACACAACATAATCATCTAATGATTTCTTTACCCTACTCATACCTTTTAATATAAGTTAACTAATAGGTTAACAAAAATATATTTAACATAAAATTTATAACAAAACAATAAATTTTACAAAAACAATTAATACTTATAACTACATGCACATTCAAGATGTGTAAATAGAGATATATTTTTAAATCAAAAAAGATAAGGGGATTTATATGAATAAAATTAATTTTATTTTGGTATTGGCACTACTAATTAGTAGTTGTGAATATGAGCATAGAAATGCTACACCTAAGAGTAGAGTTAAAAGAAATTTAGAAGAACAAGAAGAAGTACAAAAAACACCTGAAGAAGTGTTAAGAGAAAAATTAAATGAAACTCAAAAAACAAATCTAGATTTTTTAAAACAAGCTTTGGGTAATGATGATCTTTTTAACAAATTTTTAAATCATGATGAATCTAAAATAAAGGAAGCCCTTGAACATATAAATACTGAACTTGAAAAATGTAATGGAAATGATGGGGGTAAAAGCACTTTTAAAACCGTTGTACAAGGATATTTTAGTAAAATGGATGAAAGTACGCTCAATGGTTTTAAAGAAGGAGCAACAAGCACTTGTCAAGTAGGAGCAGGTGGTTAAAGAACCTCTCATAATCAAAAAGTTAAGAAATAATATTTAAGAAAGAGAGATTTAAGAGAAAAAGGCAACAAATATCCTAGATAAAAAAGCATGAAAAAGAATAAATTAAACTCGTTATAAAAATGGTAAGAGTAACTATAAAAGTAAACCTTTGGTTAACAGAAAGAGTAAAGTTAAATTTTCAAGAACAATATGTCTCATTGCAAAATGGAAAGCCACTAAATAGACAAATAAAGTCTACGGAGAGTAAAATTTGAAGTATTTGTTAAGGTTAGGTTAAAGTATTCTAGATATATTAACCAAACATACAAAAAAATACCCTATCTATTTACATAAACAACCTTAGGTAAGATATTTTCTATGCAATGGAGACCTTTAAAAATTGACTCTACATGTAAGTATTTGCTAATATTTTTATAACTAATTTTATCTATTTTTAAACTATTTAGTTAACTTTGAAATTACATGAAAGGGAAACATTTAATTAACTGCAATCTTAACTTAAAAATTAAAGAATTAGAAATGCAAAATGAGCACTTAAGAGAAGAATTATCTCTACTTAAAAGCTCACTTAAAACTAGAAATACTAAAAAATTAAACACTCCTGTAAGATTTTATCTAAATGACAAGACAACTAGACTAGTAAAACGCTCTATAGAGAGACTTAAAGAACAAGATCCAATCTCAGGATGGTTTGTACACTTACTCTCAATTACTGGTTGTAGGGGTGTTGAGATACAAAATGTAAAACTTACTGATATATATAAAGAGACA contains:
- a CDS encoding DUF603 domain-containing protein; the encoded protein is MSRVKKSLDDYVVYFREGKLNDASIAKELGVSRVNVGPVMRYLLMLILQVSMNLSPQ
- a CDS encoding Mlp family lipoprotein: MNKINFILVLALLISSCEYEHRNATPKSRVKRNLEEQEEVQKTPEEVLREKLNETQKTNLDFLKQALGNDDLFNKFLNHDESKIKEALEHINTELEKCNGNDGGKSTFKTVVQGYFSKMDESTLNGFKEGATSTCQVGAGG